In Blastopirellula marina, the DNA window CAATGCAGAAAGTAATCGTTGCCTGCGTGGCACTCATTTGTTTTGCCGCACCGGTGCTGCTGACACTAGCCAGTTACACCAACGAACGCGTCCTGGAAGAAGACAACGTTCGCCCGCGTGATCTGCCAGGCAAAGTGTTGTTCTTTTCTGCCAACTGGTGCCCGGCTTGCCGTCACGCTGATCCGACCTATCAAGAACTACGAAATGCCGGATACCCTATCCGCAAAGTGGATGTCGATTCGAATCCGACACTTGCCCAAAAGTACGGTATCAGTTCCATCCCGCAGTTCGTTTACGTTGTCGACGGCCACGAGAAGAGTCGCATCTCGGGCGGAGCTTCCGCTAGTCGGCTGAAACGACTATATCGCGGCGGCTGGTAACCTGCTGAAAATCTTCTTCGTTCTCTGAAAATGCGTGAGGCGTCCCAAAGTGGGCCGCTGTATAATTATGCTCGTTGTTTCTAAGTCCTTGGCTGGACGCGAGTATGGGCGACGTAACACGAATTCTTTCGCAGATTGAAACCGGCGATCGGGCTGCTTCGGAAGACCTGTTGCCGCTGGTTTATGACGAACTTCGAAAACTGGCAGCGGCAAAACTCGCGCAAGAGCGACCTGGACAAACGCTGCAAGCAACTGCGCTGGTCCACGAAGCGTACGTACGGCTAACCAACGACCCAAGTCCCTCGTGGGACAACAAAGGGCACTTCTTCGCAGCCGCCGCCGAAGCTATGCGCCGGATTCTAGTTGAGCAAGCCCGTCGAAAAAGCCGTCTTAAACATGGCGGAAACTTGCATCGGGTTGAAATGCCTGAGGTCGCTGCCCCCGAAGGAGATTCATCGGAGCGGATTTTGGCGGTCGACTTGGCGTTAACTCGCTTGGATGCTGAAGACCCTCAAGCGGCTGAGATTGTCAAACTGCATTATTTCGCCGGGCTTTCCCTGGAAGAAGTCGGCAAAGTCCTGGGCATGTCGCGTGCAACCGCCTATCGACAATGGACTTATGCTCGGAGCTGGTTGAAATCCGAAGTCGAGTCGGACTCTTGACGGTATGGGGCTCCGGCTAATGCACCAATATCTTGGAGTTTTTTTCGATCGACGTGAGACGATTCAACCTTGGCGTCGCATGGATAGGTAGACCACCTAACGGGAAACCCAACCATGTCCAATCCGACTGCTGATGCCAAAGAACTGTTTCTTCAAGCCATCGAGCTTCCGACGGCGCAGGATCGAGCGTTCTACTTAGATGAAGCGTGTCAGGGGAATGCAGAGCTTCGTGCCCGCGTCGAGCGGCTCCTTCGTTCGCACGATGATCCTCGATCGTTTATGGCCCAACCCGCGATGGCCGATCTGGCAACTCAAACCGCCGATCAATCCGGCTGGGACAAGGACTCAGGGCTACACCTTCCGAGCGATTCGGAACTGATCGACCTCTTACAACCGTGTACCACACCTGAACGGATGGGACGGCTTGGCGTTTACGAAATCATCGAAGTGATTGGTCGCGGTGGTTTTGGTGTCGTGCTCAAAGCCTATGACACGAAGCTTCAACGCGTTGTCGCGATCAAACTGCTCTCCCCATCGCTTGCACACAATGCGAATGCAGTGAAACGCTTCCTGCGAGAAGCCCGCGCGGCAGCGGCCGTGAGTCACGAACATGTCGTCACCGTGTTCGCGGTCGAAGAAGCCAGCTCGCCTCCTTACCTCGTGATGGAGTGTATTGTCGGCAAATCGCTGCAACAGAAAATCGATCAGACCGGGCCGCTCGATCCTGCCGAGATCTTGCGGATCGGAATGCAGATCGCTGAGGGCCTTGCCGCGGCACATCGCCAAGGCTTAGTTCATCGCGACATCAAACCATCAAATATCTTGCTTGAGAACGGCGTAGAACGTGTCACCATCACGGATTTTGGATTAGCCCGGGCGATTGATGACGTCACGATGACCCAAACCGGACACGTGGCAGGCACGCCTGAGTACATGTCGCCCGAGCAGGCCATGGGAGGACGTCTCGATCATCGTAGCGATTTGTTTAGCCTCGGCAGTGTCCTTTACACGATGTGTACCGGCAGAACGGCATTTCGAGCCGACAGCACGATGGCCGTGCTCCGCCGAGTATGCGACGATACGCCGCGACCGATTGCGGATCTTTCCCCTTCAATACCCAAAGTTTTGGTCGCAACCATTGAAAAACTGATGGCTAAGCGTCCACAAGATCGATTCCAGTCGGCGACTGAGGTTTCCGAGTTATTGAGCGCCACGCTGACTTGGCTACAACAACCCGACGCCCATAAGCCTCCAAGCGTGCCAGCCACACCACCAGCGCCGAAGCGGACGTCCATTCCCTTGGTCGTCAGCTTGATCATCTGCGTAGCGTTGGCGATTCCCATCGCAGCGATCTTAATCTGGCAATGGCCGACACTTCAGCTGATCGCCAACAACCAGGCAGTCGTGGAGTTCTATCATGGAGACCCCGATACCGTGGTCGACATTTACCTTGAAGATCGATACCTCCATTCACAAGTGGGTGATGGCAATGTCTTTCTGGCACCCGGCAACTATCGTCTTGTGGTACAGCCAAAGCCCTATCAAGAGTTATCGGTCATCTGGCTACAAGATCGAACGTGGAGCCAAAGCCCCCCTCCCATTCATTTAGAAGGCCCATCGGAATCCCTGTTCGTTCGTAGCGGCCAACAGTGGCGGGCAACGATTCTCTTTGGCAATAAAGAAATTCCATTAACACCTTCGCCACCATCCACGCCAATCGCGGCGGCTCCATTCGACGCCGAAGAGGCGATTGAATTCCAGAAGACCTGGAGCGATCAACTACAGGTCCCTATCGATTACGAGAATCCGCAAGGGATCACGTTCCGCTTGATCCCACCTGGCTCATTTCTCATGGGAACAGATAGCGGAGAATCAAATGCAATGGTTCGCGAACTTGAAGTGGCCACAGCGGGCGAGTTCGAGAAATTTGCCGTACGTTCGAGCACACCTCAGCATGAGGTCGAGCTGAGTAAAGCGTTCTACCTGGCAACGCACGAGGTCACTTTGGCCCAGTTCAAAGCCTTTGTCGAAGAAACAGGCTACCAAAGCACCTCGGAAGGACGCACACCCAATCGCTTTACTTGGAAAGAAATGGATATCGGCCCAGAGTCGCAGGATCGTCCAGTCATCGGCGTCAGCTGGGAAGATGCCAAAGCTTACTGCCGCTGGCTGAGCAGCAAGCATCAAGGGACCTACGATCTTCCGACCGAGGCGCAATGGGAATTTGCCTGCCGTGCGGGAAGCGTTGGACGATGGTCCTTTGGAGACGATACGATTCTCATCAACGAGTACGCCGTTTGTGATCAACAAACCGACACACCGCCTGCAGTTGTCGGAACGAAGAAGGCAAACCCATTTGGTTTATTCGATATGCATGGCAACGCGGACGAGTGGTGCCTCGACTGGCACAGTTCAATCTTCTACGCGATGTCGCCGAAACTCGATCCAGTTCGACTAACAGCTGGTGAGGATCCCGCTTCCGGCCGCGTTGTCCGCGGAGGCAATTGGCTCGACCTACCGCTCTGGACCCGCTCGGCGACACGCAGCTACGACTTTCCAGGCCTTCCTGCACGACATCACGGCTTTCGTGTGGCGATCGTGGGAGACTTGTCGTTCACCCAAGGGAAGTCTGGTGCAGAAACAGCTAACGACCAGCCGAAGCAGGAGCCAGCGACCGAATCAGGCGAAACAGATTCCTAGTCGAGGTAAAAAACAAAACTGCTCCCGAACAATCCATACAAGAATCTTTAATTTTTCATGACACAGGTCTCACGCTGGCTGTTTTCGGCGGGTTAAGATGAATCGCGACGCAAACCATTCATTGCACCTCTTCGCGTGAGTACTCCCGCCATGCATGCTTTTCGGTATTGTTCGCTCGTCTGCGTTTTGTTGCTAATTACCACGACAATTCAGGGCGAAGAAGTAAAATCGACTCATCCGAACGTCTTGTTCATCGCAGTCGACGATTTGAACCACTGGGTCGGACATCTTCATCGAAACCCGCAAACGAAGACGCCCAACATCGACCGGCTGGCTGGCATGGGTGTTACGTTCACCAATGCTAATTGTGCGGCCCCGGCATGCAATCCTTCACGGGCGGCATTGATGTCTGGACTGCGTCCCAGCACGAGCGGCTGTTACGACAACGGCCAAGCGTGGAGCCCAGTCATTCCGAAAAAGCTGACGTTAACAACTCAGTTCCTCAACGCAGGATACAACGTTTACGGCGCTGGCAAGATCTATCACGCCAAGCAGCATCGCGATGGGGAGTGGACCGAGTACTTCCAAGAGCAACCAACCAAGTTAACCCTTGACCCATCGGCGAAGAATAACGGCGTCGGCGGAATCAAGTTTGGCCCGCTGTCGAACACCGAGAGCGACATGCCGGACTACAAAGTCGTGGATTACGCACTCGAGAAACTCGACGAAAAGCACGACAAACCTTTCTTCCTAGCGGTCGGTTTCGTTAAGCCACACATGCCGTGGAGTGTGCCGAAGAGTTACTTCGATCGCGTTCCACTCGATTCGATTCAATTGCCCCCGCATACGAAGAACGATTTGCAAGACGTTCCAGAAGCAGGCATTAAGATGGCCAAGCCCAACGGCGACCATGCATTGATGCTCAAGTCAGGTCGCTGGGACGAAGCCGTCCAAGCTTATCTGGCGACTATCCAATTCACCGATGATCAGATCGGTCGCTTGCTCGATGGCTTGCAACAGAGTGACTACCGAGACAACACGATCATCGTTCTCTGGGGCGATCATGGATGGCACCTAGGTGAAAAAGAACATTGGCGAAAATTCGCTCTATGGGAGGAAGCATGCCGTGCCCCATTGATCTGGGTTGCCCCTGGTGTTACCTCCGCGAACTCGGTTTGTGATCAACCAGTCGATTTCATGTCGATCTATCCGACACTGTGTGACTTGAGCGGGATTTCGATTCCGGACCACGTGGAAGGGCCAAGCATCGTTCCGCTATTGAAGGACAGCCAAGCGGCTTGGGAACCGCCTGCGCTGACGACGTTTCATCGCAATAACCACAGTTTCCGCAGTGAACAGTTTCGCTACATCCGTTACGCGGACGGTAGTGAAGAACTGTACGACCATGTCGAAGATCCTTACGAATGGACAAATCTAGCGAAGGATACGAAGTACGACGAGGTAAAGGCCAACTTTCAAAAGTACCTTCCGAAAAAGAACGTTCCCGAGCTTCCTAAAGGAACGGGTAACAAAAAAAGGCAGAAAAAGGCTGCGTAATTTTAGACAAGTACGCAATTGCCTCGCGCGGCCATGGCTTTTATGCTGAGTCTCACCAGATGACCTTCTTGAACTGCCTTTTTGCTTAGGAATGACTCGAATGCGTGGCGCGCTGGTCTTGTTCTCACTCTTTCTGTTCGCGACAACCGCCTCAGCAGAGCCGAATACGTTGGTCACCGAGGGCTATGACCAGAAGAAAATGGACGAGGCGATCGCCAAGGCCAAGAAATCGGTCGACAAGTTCATCAAAATCTTGGAAAGCGGCGAAGGTGAAGACTTCGCTGTTAAGGCTCCGATCAAGGATGGCGAGAAGGTCGAGCACTTTTGGATTACCAATATTAAATTCAAAGATGGCAAGTTCATCGGCCGAATTGGGAACGATCCTGGCATCGTCGAAAACGTAACCATCAATCAAAAATGGACGGTGGGCAAAGAGGACATCTCGGACTGGATGTTCATGCGTGACGACAAGATCCACGGCAATTTCACGATGCGACCGTTGCTAAAGACTTTGCCCGAAGCTCAGGCGAAGCAACTACGTGCCTTGCTGGCCGACCCATAATCCAGTCTTGCGAACGGCCCATCATGCTCCCTTGGACTTCCCTTCGCATTCCGCTAACCCAAGTTCGACAACATGAAATCAACTTCTTCCCATAGTCCGTTTTCCTCCCGCCGTGGCTTTCTGTCCGCCGCCGCTGCCTCGCTGATCCCGCTCAGCCAAGCTTGTGCCGCGGACGACACCAAGACAGATTTGCCAAGCGGAGCGCGTAAGACTTCGCCGATCGTTCTTTCCACTTATTCGCTATGGCGTTTCCACAACGACGATTTACGTGACTTCCATAAGTGCATCGACATTGCTGATGAGTATGGTTTTGATGGGGTGGAGCTACTGCTTTACCAAATCGAACAAAACGACATGCTCAGTCGTTCGCGGATGATGGGCTACAAGCGGCACTGCCTGAAGCTAGGTTTGCCATTGGTTGGCCTGTCGACGCACCAGGGTTTTGTCACGCCCGACAAAGAAAAACGACAAGCGAACATTGACCGAACGATTGGCCAAATCGAAATCGCCTACGAACTCGGCATCCCTGTGATGCGCGTTAACAGCGGCACCTGGGGAACGTCAGGCAGCTTCGACGAATTAATGGCCAACCGAGGCATTGAGAAGCCGCTGGAAGGGTACACCGATGAAGATGCCTTTCCATGGGTCATCGAAGCGTTGGAGAAGTGCCTACCCACCGCCGAGAAATGCGGCGTGGTGATGGCTCTTGAGAATCACTGGGGGTTAGGCCTCACGCCAGAAGGGCTACTGCGAATCGTCAACGCAGTCGATTCACCGTGGCTGCAAATTTGCACCGATACGGGGAATTTCCTCGAAGACCCATACGATCGCCTGGAGAAGATCGCGCCACAAACGATCTTCGTACAAGCGAAAACCTACTACGGTGGCGGCCAGTGGTACTCGCTCGATCTCGATTATCCGCGTATCGGCAAGATCTTGGCCGAGCACAACTATCGAGGCTACATTTCGCTCGAATTCGAGGGAATGGAAGACTACACGAAAGCTATTCCAGAGAGCTTGGCCCTGCTTCGCAATGCGTTTCCAAGATCGTACTCATAACGACTGCTTACTATCGTATTGAATGAAAAAAGGCCCAAAGCGAGATCGCTTTGGGCCTTTTTTAGTTTTCTCAGTTTCGGTAACCTCTGCCTCACTTAGCTATCCGTCTGTCTCGCAGACATTCGATATTCGTTGGGCGTCTGTCCTACCTCACGGCGGAAGAAGTTGACGAAGTTTGCTGGTTCGGGAAAGCCACAGAGCTCAGCCACCTTGGTTACGCTATGATCGGAGTTCACCAGCATCTGCTTCGCCTGGTGGACCCGCATCGCCCGAATCTTCTTTCCTGGCGTGATACCGTACTCTTGTTGGAAACGGCGATTAAGCGTGTTTCGCGAGACGCCCAAACGGCGAGCCAACTCGTCGACGTTGATTCCCTTGCATGCTTCTCGCTCGATGATCCGGTTCACCTGAGCAACGACAGTATCTTTCACGAGTTCGAAGCGGAACGATTCGCGTTCAATGAATTCTAGTCGCACATGCTCAACCAACGAGTGTTGATTTTCCGGCGACTCTAAACGCTGCAGAACCATCTGAAACGCCCGACGTCCGATCATCGCACCATGAATCTCAATGGTCGAGATCGAAGGAGACGAAACGCGCGAGACGGTGAAATTACCGAATCCCATCAGCGCCAAGTCTTGCGGAATGCGACTGCCCAAATCCCGTGCGACACGTGATAGCAGTGCTGCCAGATAGTCGTCGTCGCAGAACATGGCCGTCGGTTGCGGAAGGTTCTCGAGGAACGTGATCAGCTCCGCTTCTCGTGCGGGCTTGAACATACGTTGCCGCTCTTCACTCGGGAGCCCCGGAGCGATGAAGAACTGTGTTGACATGCCCGAACTGTTGAGGCGTTCGATCAAGGTATCGAGCCAGGCAACTTTGAACGGGTCGTTACCCAAGTTGTGAGAAACGATTGCCGCGTTCGGACGTCCCAATGAAAGAAACTTGTCAACGAGGTCGTCCTGTAACGCTTCCCAATCGAATGCCACGGAGGGAACTCCTTCGGCAATCCAATTGCTGCCACAGTTGATGACGGGAATCCCCATCTTCAAAAGTCGACGCACCCAGGGCGACCCGTTGTAGGCCCAAACAATCGCGGCATCAAACTCGAGCTCGCTGAAATCGAGATCGAAATCTGGCTGCGCATCATCGTACGGCCACTCCAAAAGGGTTATGTGCGGATAATCCGCGGCACCCATCGCAGCACCCGACGTAATCCGCGCGGATTGCTCATGCCCCCGGGGGAGAAATAAGGCGATCGTTTTAGTTACTAAGTTCGTGTGATCAATCATCCACAAGTGACCTGGAGTCACGCTGCCAGGAGTGAAACAAATTGAAAATCACAAAAAACGGAATTAGCAATGCTTTGTTCGACACCAAATAACAGAATGTCTTACGTGAAGCCATTCCATCATGCACCGTGGCAACACATTGCTAAAGCACGATTCCCGACGCTGGGGGGCGTTGTGAACGATGTCGCGCAATGTGGGGCCAAACATCATTCATATATCACAATCATGGAGTGGCACTTAAATGTCAATGACGAGAATGAGGGGATTTACCCTTGTAGAGCTATTGGTGGTGATCGCCATCATAGGCGTACTGATTGCGCTGCTTTTACCGGCAGTGCAGCAAGCACGGGAGGCCGCAAGACGAACACAATGTTCGAATAATTTGAAACAATTAGGCTTGGCGCTCCACAATTACCACGACACACACGATGCATTTCCTTCCCGATCGGCGGGTGCTGGCGCCTGTGATGCCTGGTGGAGCGGCGTGAGTGGCTCGATTCCATTGCTCCCCTTTATGGAACAACCCGCCCTCGCAGACCAATGGCAAGAACGTCTGGTCAGTGGCCAATACTGCTCGATCGATGCAGTGTTTCCAGCAACGCAAACCCAAGTCGAAGGGCTGCTTTGCCCATCGGACCCAGAATTCCGAAATGGTCGTAACCAAGCGATGACCAACTATGGTTTGTGCGTCGGTGACAACTGGCGTCAAACCTCCGGCGGCGATGCCAATGACATCCACCCCCGTGGGATGTTCGGCTACCGTTCGTGGTACAAGATGCGTGACGTTGTCGACGGTACGACCAATACAGTTGCTTTCGCGGAAATCATTCGCCCAACCGGCGATCGCAAGCGTGGTGATACTGCCATGGGCGTTGGCCCATCTTCGCCATCCGACTGCAACAACAGTTCGATTTGGCTGGGCAATCGTTACGCTAACGGTATCTCTGTGGCAGGTGGCGTCGACAAGCACGGTTCGAGCTACCACCCAGGTGGCGCGATCTGGACTTCCGTGACGACGATCATCGCTCCGAATGGTCCTTCGTGCAGCATGGAAAACAATTACTGGACCGAAGCGATCATGACCTCGAACAGCCGTCACCCTGGTGGTGTGGAAGTGCTGTTGGTCGATGGTTCGGTAAAGTTCATCAACGAAACTATCGACACCGGCGATCAAACTTCGTCGCCTACCGACAGCGGTCCTTCGCCTTATGGCGTCTGGGGTGCGATGGGTACTCGCGACGAAGGGGAGGTGATCAGTGGCGTTTAAGCAGAACAACTTGACGAGCGATTCGCGGTTTCGCCGAATGCTGGGCGTTGGAATGCTGCTGCTGACCAGCCTTGTTGCTGTCGGTTGTGGCCAGCAGCAGATCGACTCGGAAGTTCCGCTTCCACCAGATGGGGTCGAGATGCTTCGCAACTTCCTGACCCAGGTGGCCGATCCCGACAAACCGATGCCGCAGATGTTTGGTATCGAACCTGCTTTCGCGGACGCAATGCGACATGCCCCAGACCAAGTGGCACCGCTGAAGCCGATGTGCAGCCGCCTAAAATCGGCTGGTAGCGATAAGCAACGTCGTAAGATCGCCAGCGAGATGTTAGAGAAACTCCCTAAGACCTAACATCTTTTTACTGACAACAACCGGAATACCTCGCCCCGAAGTTAATGACGGGCGAGGTTTTTCACTTTCCCATAACCAGCTTCTATCCAAATACCAGTAACTCCGGAACACAAGCATGCAAGCCTACCCTGCCACTCGACGCGGCTTCACCCTTGTTGAACTGCTCGTCGTTATCGCCATCATCGGTGTGTTAATCGCCTTGCTGCTCCCCGCGGTTCAGCAAGCTCGCGAAGCGGCTCGACGAATCCAGTGCACCAACAACCTGAAGCAACTCGGGATTGCGATGCACAACTATCACGATACTTACGGAAATTTCCCCGCCGGACAGTTCAGCCAACAACAATTGGACGATCCAACGCACCAGCCGAATCGAATGACTTGGTTCACGTCGATTCTTCCCTTCGTCGAACAAAAGGCGATGTACGACTTGGTGAAGCCAAACATGGCAAGCTCCCCGGCGAATACCTGGAACGAAACCGTTCGCAAGACGGTCGTCGATGGATTCGTTTGCCCTTCCGATCCCAACGGCGGCAAGGTCGGTAACGACGGCTTCCAAGGCAATTACCTGGCCAACTCCGGCCACGTGATCATGGTACAAGCTTACGCCGACAAACCAGCAACCGATGGCTCGGGCATGAGCGGTCTGTTCTTTGTCAAATCGCACATCGGCCTGAAAGACATTACTGACGGCACGTCCAACACCTTGATGTTCGGCGAAATCCGTCAAAGTCCTCAGGTCAACTGCACCATTGGCAACTACTGGAACGGATGGGGCATGGAATCGATGTTCACCACCCTGTTCTGGATCAATACACCAGCTCCGGACTTTGTTCCTACCGGTGCCGATGCCAATAACCTGTGGCGAAACACCCAGGTTATTCCGCCATCCGGACCTGGCTCGCAAACGGCTTACTCCCTGCGAAGTGCTCACCCAGGCGGGGTGATGGTCACGCGAGCGGACGGGTCGGTTTCGTTCCTGCCAGAAACGATGAGT includes these proteins:
- a CDS encoding YegJ family protein; this encodes MRGALVLFSLFLFATTASAEPNTLVTEGYDQKKMDEAIAKAKKSVDKFIKILESGEGEDFAVKAPIKDGEKVEHFWITNIKFKDGKFIGRIGNDPGIVENVTINQKWTVGKEDISDWMFMRDDKIHGNFTMRPLLKTLPEAQAKQLRALLADP
- a CDS encoding DUF1559 domain-containing protein, which codes for MQAYPATRRGFTLVELLVVIAIIGVLIALLLPAVQQAREAARRIQCTNNLKQLGIAMHNYHDTYGNFPAGQFSQQQLDDPTHQPNRMTWFTSILPFVEQKAMYDLVKPNMASSPANTWNETVRKTVVDGFVCPSDPNGGKVGNDGFQGNYLANSGHVIMVQAYADKPATDGSGMSGLFFVKSHIGLKDITDGTSNTLMFGEIRQSPQVNCTIGNYWNGWGMESMFTTLFWINTPAPDFVPTGADANNLWRNTQVIPPSGPGSQTAYSLRSAHPGGVMVTRADGSVSFLPETMSNQTLKDLSNRGDGAVIAPF
- a CDS encoding helix-turn-helix domain-containing protein, with translation MIDHTNLVTKTIALFLPRGHEQSARITSGAAMGAADYPHITLLEWPYDDAQPDFDLDFSELEFDAAIVWAYNGSPWVRRLLKMGIPVINCGSNWIAEGVPSVAFDWEALQDDLVDKFLSLGRPNAAIVSHNLGNDPFKVAWLDTLIERLNSSGMSTQFFIAPGLPSEERQRMFKPAREAELITFLENLPQPTAMFCDDDYLAALLSRVARDLGSRIPQDLALMGFGNFTVSRVSSPSISTIEIHGAMIGRRAFQMVLQRLESPENQHSLVEHVRLEFIERESFRFELVKDTVVAQVNRIIEREACKGINVDELARRLGVSRNTLNRRFQQEYGITPGKKIRAMRVHQAKQMLVNSDHSVTKVAELCGFPEPANFVNFFRREVGQTPNEYRMSARQTDS
- a CDS encoding thioredoxin family protein, whose product is MQKVIVACVALICFAAPVLLTLASYTNERVLEEDNVRPRDLPGKVLFFSANWCPACRHADPTYQELRNAGYPIRKVDVDSNPTLAQKYGISSIPQFVYVVDGHEKSRISGGASASRLKRLYRGGW
- a CDS encoding sigma-70 family RNA polymerase sigma factor, which translates into the protein MGDVTRILSQIETGDRAASEDLLPLVYDELRKLAAAKLAQERPGQTLQATALVHEAYVRLTNDPSPSWDNKGHFFAAAAEAMRRILVEQARRKSRLKHGGNLHRVEMPEVAAPEGDSSERILAVDLALTRLDAEDPQAAEIVKLHYFAGLSLEEVGKVLGMSRATAYRQWTYARSWLKSEVESDS
- a CDS encoding sugar phosphate isomerase/epimerase family protein, with product MKSTSSHSPFSSRRGFLSAAAASLIPLSQACAADDTKTDLPSGARKTSPIVLSTYSLWRFHNDDLRDFHKCIDIADEYGFDGVELLLYQIEQNDMLSRSRMMGYKRHCLKLGLPLVGLSTHQGFVTPDKEKRQANIDRTIGQIEIAYELGIPVMRVNSGTWGTSGSFDELMANRGIEKPLEGYTDEDAFPWVIEALEKCLPTAEKCGVVMALENHWGLGLTPEGLLRIVNAVDSPWLQICTDTGNFLEDPYDRLEKIAPQTIFVQAKTYYGGGQWYSLDLDYPRIGKILAEHNYRGYISLEFEGMEDYTKAIPESLALLRNAFPRSYS
- a CDS encoding sulfatase; translated protein: MHAFRYCSLVCVLLLITTTIQGEEVKSTHPNVLFIAVDDLNHWVGHLHRNPQTKTPNIDRLAGMGVTFTNANCAAPACNPSRAALMSGLRPSTSGCYDNGQAWSPVIPKKLTLTTQFLNAGYNVYGAGKIYHAKQHRDGEWTEYFQEQPTKLTLDPSAKNNGVGGIKFGPLSNTESDMPDYKVVDYALEKLDEKHDKPFFLAVGFVKPHMPWSVPKSYFDRVPLDSIQLPPHTKNDLQDVPEAGIKMAKPNGDHALMLKSGRWDEAVQAYLATIQFTDDQIGRLLDGLQQSDYRDNTIIVLWGDHGWHLGEKEHWRKFALWEEACRAPLIWVAPGVTSANSVCDQPVDFMSIYPTLCDLSGISIPDHVEGPSIVPLLKDSQAAWEPPALTTFHRNNHSFRSEQFRYIRYADGSEELYDHVEDPYEWTNLAKDTKYDEVKANFQKYLPKKNVPELPKGTGNKKRQKKAA
- a CDS encoding DUF1559 domain-containing protein; amino-acid sequence: MALHNYHDTHDAFPSRSAGAGACDAWWSGVSGSIPLLPFMEQPALADQWQERLVSGQYCSIDAVFPATQTQVEGLLCPSDPEFRNGRNQAMTNYGLCVGDNWRQTSGGDANDIHPRGMFGYRSWYKMRDVVDGTTNTVAFAEIIRPTGDRKRGDTAMGVGPSSPSDCNNSSIWLGNRYANGISVAGGVDKHGSSYHPGGAIWTSVTTIIAPNGPSCSMENNYWTEAIMTSNSRHPGGVEVLLVDGSVKFINETIDTGDQTSSPTDSGPSPYGVWGAMGTRDEGEVISGV
- a CDS encoding bifunctional serine/threonine-protein kinase/formylglycine-generating enzyme family protein, which codes for MSNPTADAKELFLQAIELPTAQDRAFYLDEACQGNAELRARVERLLRSHDDPRSFMAQPAMADLATQTADQSGWDKDSGLHLPSDSELIDLLQPCTTPERMGRLGVYEIIEVIGRGGFGVVLKAYDTKLQRVVAIKLLSPSLAHNANAVKRFLREARAAAAVSHEHVVTVFAVEEASSPPYLVMECIVGKSLQQKIDQTGPLDPAEILRIGMQIAEGLAAAHRQGLVHRDIKPSNILLENGVERVTITDFGLARAIDDVTMTQTGHVAGTPEYMSPEQAMGGRLDHRSDLFSLGSVLYTMCTGRTAFRADSTMAVLRRVCDDTPRPIADLSPSIPKVLVATIEKLMAKRPQDRFQSATEVSELLSATLTWLQQPDAHKPPSVPATPPAPKRTSIPLVVSLIICVALAIPIAAILIWQWPTLQLIANNQAVVEFYHGDPDTVVDIYLEDRYLHSQVGDGNVFLAPGNYRLVVQPKPYQELSVIWLQDRTWSQSPPPIHLEGPSESLFVRSGQQWRATILFGNKEIPLTPSPPSTPIAAAPFDAEEAIEFQKTWSDQLQVPIDYENPQGITFRLIPPGSFLMGTDSGESNAMVRELEVATAGEFEKFAVRSSTPQHEVELSKAFYLATHEVTLAQFKAFVEETGYQSTSEGRTPNRFTWKEMDIGPESQDRPVIGVSWEDAKAYCRWLSSKHQGTYDLPTEAQWEFACRAGSVGRWSFGDDTILINEYAVCDQQTDTPPAVVGTKKANPFGLFDMHGNADEWCLDWHSSIFYAMSPKLDPVRLTAGEDPASGRVVRGGNWLDLPLWTRSATRSYDFPGLPARHHGFRVAIVGDLSFTQGKSGAETANDQPKQEPATESGETDS